In one Corallococcus sp. EGB genomic region, the following are encoded:
- a CDS encoding chemotaxis protein CheW, with protein MKGFHQLCSFQVGDQLFGLDIERVQEILMPPPLTRVPGAPPEVAGLLNLRGQIVPAIDLRRRLGLPEGTSPADAPHVVLRGDEGAVSFRVDAIGDILPFEPSALAPLPDNLRGPLRSLLLGVHALPDRLLLVLSADAVVDGLSPASSASAAPSFPLRSQESR; from the coding sequence ATGAAGGGCTTCCACCAGCTGTGCTCGTTCCAGGTGGGCGACCAACTGTTCGGCCTGGACATCGAACGCGTGCAGGAGATCCTGATGCCGCCTCCGCTGACGCGCGTGCCCGGCGCGCCTCCGGAGGTCGCGGGGCTGCTCAACCTGCGTGGGCAGATCGTCCCCGCCATCGACCTGCGGCGCCGGCTGGGCCTGCCCGAGGGCACGTCCCCCGCGGACGCGCCCCACGTCGTCCTGCGCGGCGACGAGGGCGCGGTGAGCTTCCGCGTGGATGCCATCGGCGACATCCTCCCCTTCGAGCCGTCGGCCCTGGCTCCGCTGCCGGACAACCTGCGCGGGCCCCTGCGCTCGTTGCTGTTGGGCGTCCATGCGCTGCCGGACCGGCTGCTGCTCGTGTTGTCCGCGGACGCGGTGGTGGACGGGCTCTCGCCCGCATCCAGCGCCTCCGCCGCCCCTTCCTTCCCCTTGCGTTCCCAGGAGTCCCGCTGA